A single genomic interval of Oncorhynchus mykiss isolate Arlee chromosome 13, USDA_OmykA_1.1, whole genome shotgun sequence harbors:
- the LOC110485344 gene encoding tRNA (guanine(26)-N(2))-dimethyltransferase isoform X1: MCYFRMSRLLRTEKCPMLIITARLLPLLTVPFTHQRILRTVVAYRGLRTMEPLRAPQDPQVNTTLSGVDTKPQPPTSGAPMEGLNPSPAASTPDQEMPPTTGLLPGETVVREGKAAILFPSANEVFYNPVQEFNRDLTCAVVTEFAREQMARRGVKVVVPGEKERVVVNLADEKKEETEMQTGEEGGEEPVVTASVGECCKNGLRVLEGLAASGLRSVRFALEVPGLRSVTANDFSAKAAALIARNAQHNGVTHLLQASQRDASMLMYEMRGKKDRYDVIDLDPYGSPAPFLDAAVQAVGEGGLLCVTCTDMAVMAGNSGETCYSKYGSVSIKAKYCHEMALRIILHSLDQRAGVYQRYIHPLLCVSVDFYIRVYVRVHTGQAMVKNSASKQALVYNCVGCGSFHLQRLGKRTTQGNHIKYSAATGPPVGAECEHCGHRHQLGGPIWGEALHDVSFVQKVLSAVSGNPSRFGTARRIEGMLSMVTEELEDVPLYYTVDNLSSTVHCSTPPLLQFRSALLHAGHRVSLSHACKNALKTDAPPRVLWDVMRCWEKSNPVKRDRLSESSPAHHILNTEPILQACFDVREDANPQSRRRHLTRFQENPEPFWGPKARANAGGGGISSDLEDRRKQGQNKRKNQITDATQLKSFPCKRFRKGKCTHGEKCCYSHDLEQTDQME; the protein is encoded by the exons GACTGAGAAGTGCCCTATGCTGATCATCACTGCTCGGCTACTCCCCCTCTTAACTGTACCCTTCACCCACCAGAGGATTCTAAGGACAGTTGTTGCCTACAGGGGACTGAGAACCATGGAGCCCCTCAGGGCCCCTCAGGATCCACAAGTTAACACCACCCTGTCTGGGGTAGACACCAAGCCTCAGCCCCCTACTTCTGGAGCCCCAATGGAGGGCTTGAACCCAAGTCCAGCTGCCTCAACACCTGACCAGGAGATGCCCCCGACAACAGGGTTGTTGCCAGGGGAGACAGTTGTCAGGGAGGGCAAGGCAGCCATATTGTTTCCCAGTGCCAACGAGGTGTTTTACAACCCTGTGCAGGAGTTCAACAGAGATCTGAC GTGTGCGGTGGTTACAGAGTTTGCCCGGGAGCAGATGGCCCGGAGGGGGGTGAAGGTGGTAGTgccaggggagaaggagagggtggtGGTCAATCTAGCTGACgagaagaaagaggagacagagatgcagacaggggaggaaggaggagaggagccagtCGTAACTGCTTCAGTGGGGGAGTGCTGTAAG AATGGTCTGCGTGTGTTGGAGGGTCTGGCAGCGTCTGGCCTACGCTCTGTGAGGTTTGCTCTGGAGGTGCCTGGTCTACGTAGCGTCACGGCTAACGACTTCTCAGCCAAGGCTGCTGCCCTCATCGCCCGCAATGCCCAGCACAACGGAGTCACACACCTACTGCAGGCCAGCCAGAGAGATGCCAG CATGCTGATGTATGAGATGCGTGGGAAGAAGGACCGATATGATGTCATAGACCTGGACCCCTACGGAAGCCCCGCCCCTTTCCTGGATGCCGCCGTCCAGGCTGTCGGTGAAGGAG gtcTGTTGTGTGTGACGTGTACTGACATGGCTGTGATGGCTGGTAACAGTGGGGAGACCTGCTACAGCAAATACGGCTCTGTCTCCATCAAAGCCAAGTACTGTCATGAGATG gCTCTGCGTATCATCCTACACAGTCTGGACCAGAGAGCTGGTGTGTACCAACGGTACATCCACCCCctgctctgtgtcagtgtggaCTTCTACATACGAGTGTATGTCAGGGTACACACTGGACAGGCCATGGTCAAAAACTCAGCaag TAAACAAGCGTTGGTGTATAACTGTGTTGGCTGTGGCTCGTTCCACTTACAACGACTGGGCAAGAGGACGACTCAGGGAAACCA TATAAAGTACTCTGCAGCCACTGGACCGCCGGTCGGAGCAGAGTGTGAACACTGTGGACACAGACACcag ctGGGTGGTCCTATCTGGGGTGAGGCCCTCCATGACGTGAGCTTCGTTCAGAAGGTTCTATCTGCCGTCTCTGGGAACCCGTCCCGCTTTGGAACCGCCCGCCGCATAGAGGGCATGCTCAGCATGGTCACAGAG GAGCTGGAGGATGTGCCTCTATACTACACAGTGGACAACCTGAGCAGCACTGTACACTGCAGCACTCCCCCTCTGCTCCAATTCAG gtcGGCTCTGCTTCATGCAGGCCAcagggtgtccttgtctcatgcCTGTAAGAATGCTCTAAAGACGGACGCTCCTCCCAGGGTCCTCTGGGACGTCATGCGATGCTGG GAAAAGTCCAATCCtgtgaagagagacagactgtcagAGAGCAGCCCTGCTCACCACATCCTCAATACTGAACCCAT tctacaggCGTGTTTTGATGTGAGGGAGGATGCCAATCCCCAGTCTCGCCGTCGCCACCTCACCCGCTTCCAGGAGAACCCTGAGCCTTTCTGGGGGCCCAAGGCCCGCGCCAATGCTGG tggtgGAGGTATCTCATCAGAcctggaggacaggaggaaacAGGGTCAAAACAAGAGGAAGAACCAGATCACTGACGCCACCCAGCTTAAGAGCTTCCCCTGCAAGAGGTTCAGGAAG ggga
- the LOC110485344 gene encoding tRNA (guanine(26)-N(2))-dimethyltransferase isoform X2, translating to MLIITARLLPLLTVPFTHQRILRTVVAYRGLRTMEPLRAPQDPQVNTTLSGVDTKPQPPTSGAPMEGLNPSPAASTPDQEMPPTTGLLPGETVVREGKAAILFPSANEVFYNPVQEFNRDLTCAVVTEFAREQMARRGVKVVVPGEKERVVVNLADEKKEETEMQTGEEGGEEPVVTASVGECCKNGLRVLEGLAASGLRSVRFALEVPGLRSVTANDFSAKAAALIARNAQHNGVTHLLQASQRDASMLMYEMRGKKDRYDVIDLDPYGSPAPFLDAAVQAVGEGGLLCVTCTDMAVMAGNSGETCYSKYGSVSIKAKYCHEMALRIILHSLDQRAGVYQRYIHPLLCVSVDFYIRVYVRVHTGQAMVKNSASKQALVYNCVGCGSFHLQRLGKRTTQGNHIKYSAATGPPVGAECEHCGHRHQLGGPIWGEALHDVSFVQKVLSAVSGNPSRFGTARRIEGMLSMVTEELEDVPLYYTVDNLSSTVHCSTPPLLQFRSALLHAGHRVSLSHACKNALKTDAPPRVLWDVMRCWEKSNPVKRDRLSESSPAHHILNTEPILQACFDVREDANPQSRRRHLTRFQENPEPFWGPKARANAGGGGISSDLEDRRKQGQNKRKNQITDATQLKSFPCKRFRKGKCTHGEKCCYSHDLEQTDQME from the exons ATGCTGATCATCACTGCTCGGCTACTCCCCCTCTTAACTGTACCCTTCACCCACCAGAGGATTCTAAGGACAGTTGTTGCCTACAGGGGACTGAGAACCATGGAGCCCCTCAGGGCCCCTCAGGATCCACAAGTTAACACCACCCTGTCTGGGGTAGACACCAAGCCTCAGCCCCCTACTTCTGGAGCCCCAATGGAGGGCTTGAACCCAAGTCCAGCTGCCTCAACACCTGACCAGGAGATGCCCCCGACAACAGGGTTGTTGCCAGGGGAGACAGTTGTCAGGGAGGGCAAGGCAGCCATATTGTTTCCCAGTGCCAACGAGGTGTTTTACAACCCTGTGCAGGAGTTCAACAGAGATCTGAC GTGTGCGGTGGTTACAGAGTTTGCCCGGGAGCAGATGGCCCGGAGGGGGGTGAAGGTGGTAGTgccaggggagaaggagagggtggtGGTCAATCTAGCTGACgagaagaaagaggagacagagatgcagacaggggaggaaggaggagaggagccagtCGTAACTGCTTCAGTGGGGGAGTGCTGTAAG AATGGTCTGCGTGTGTTGGAGGGTCTGGCAGCGTCTGGCCTACGCTCTGTGAGGTTTGCTCTGGAGGTGCCTGGTCTACGTAGCGTCACGGCTAACGACTTCTCAGCCAAGGCTGCTGCCCTCATCGCCCGCAATGCCCAGCACAACGGAGTCACACACCTACTGCAGGCCAGCCAGAGAGATGCCAG CATGCTGATGTATGAGATGCGTGGGAAGAAGGACCGATATGATGTCATAGACCTGGACCCCTACGGAAGCCCCGCCCCTTTCCTGGATGCCGCCGTCCAGGCTGTCGGTGAAGGAG gtcTGTTGTGTGTGACGTGTACTGACATGGCTGTGATGGCTGGTAACAGTGGGGAGACCTGCTACAGCAAATACGGCTCTGTCTCCATCAAAGCCAAGTACTGTCATGAGATG gCTCTGCGTATCATCCTACACAGTCTGGACCAGAGAGCTGGTGTGTACCAACGGTACATCCACCCCctgctctgtgtcagtgtggaCTTCTACATACGAGTGTATGTCAGGGTACACACTGGACAGGCCATGGTCAAAAACTCAGCaag TAAACAAGCGTTGGTGTATAACTGTGTTGGCTGTGGCTCGTTCCACTTACAACGACTGGGCAAGAGGACGACTCAGGGAAACCA TATAAAGTACTCTGCAGCCACTGGACCGCCGGTCGGAGCAGAGTGTGAACACTGTGGACACAGACACcag ctGGGTGGTCCTATCTGGGGTGAGGCCCTCCATGACGTGAGCTTCGTTCAGAAGGTTCTATCTGCCGTCTCTGGGAACCCGTCCCGCTTTGGAACCGCCCGCCGCATAGAGGGCATGCTCAGCATGGTCACAGAG GAGCTGGAGGATGTGCCTCTATACTACACAGTGGACAACCTGAGCAGCACTGTACACTGCAGCACTCCCCCTCTGCTCCAATTCAG gtcGGCTCTGCTTCATGCAGGCCAcagggtgtccttgtctcatgcCTGTAAGAATGCTCTAAAGACGGACGCTCCTCCCAGGGTCCTCTGGGACGTCATGCGATGCTGG GAAAAGTCCAATCCtgtgaagagagacagactgtcagAGAGCAGCCCTGCTCACCACATCCTCAATACTGAACCCAT tctacaggCGTGTTTTGATGTGAGGGAGGATGCCAATCCCCAGTCTCGCCGTCGCCACCTCACCCGCTTCCAGGAGAACCCTGAGCCTTTCTGGGGGCCCAAGGCCCGCGCCAATGCTGG tggtgGAGGTATCTCATCAGAcctggaggacaggaggaaacAGGGTCAAAACAAGAGGAAGAACCAGATCACTGACGCCACCCAGCTTAAGAGCTTCCCCTGCAAGAGGTTCAGGAAG ggga
- the LOC110485344 gene encoding tRNA (guanine(26)-N(2))-dimethyltransferase isoform X3: MCYFRMSRLLRTEKCPMLIITARLLPLLTVPFTHQRILRTVVAYRGLRTMEPLRAPQDPQVNTTLSGVDTKPQPPTSGAPMEGLNPSPAASTPDQEMPPTTGLLPGETVVREGKAAILFPSANEVFYNPVQEFNRDLTCAVVTEFAREQMARRGVKVVVPGEKERVVVNLADEKKEETEMQTGEEGGEEPVVTASVGECCKNGLRVLEGLAASGLRSVRFALEVPGLRSVTANDFSAKAAALIARNAQHNGVTHLLQASQRDASMLMYEMRGKKDRYDVIDLDPYGSPAPFLDAAVQAVGEGGLLCVTCTDMAVMAGNSGETCYSKYGSVSIKAKYCHEMALRIILHSLDQRAGVYQRYIHPLLCVSVDFYIRVYVRVHTGQAMVKNSASKQALVYNCVGCGSFHLQRLGKRTTQGNHIKYSAATGPPVGAECEHCGHRHQLGGPIWGEALHDVSFVQKVLSAVSGNPSRFGTARRIEGMLSMVTEELEDVPLYYTVDNLSSTVHCSTPPLLQFRSALLHAGHRVSLSHACKNALKTDAPPRVLWDVMRCWEKSHSGCRYDGMWWLCCIL, encoded by the exons GACTGAGAAGTGCCCTATGCTGATCATCACTGCTCGGCTACTCCCCCTCTTAACTGTACCCTTCACCCACCAGAGGATTCTAAGGACAGTTGTTGCCTACAGGGGACTGAGAACCATGGAGCCCCTCAGGGCCCCTCAGGATCCACAAGTTAACACCACCCTGTCTGGGGTAGACACCAAGCCTCAGCCCCCTACTTCTGGAGCCCCAATGGAGGGCTTGAACCCAAGTCCAGCTGCCTCAACACCTGACCAGGAGATGCCCCCGACAACAGGGTTGTTGCCAGGGGAGACAGTTGTCAGGGAGGGCAAGGCAGCCATATTGTTTCCCAGTGCCAACGAGGTGTTTTACAACCCTGTGCAGGAGTTCAACAGAGATCTGAC GTGTGCGGTGGTTACAGAGTTTGCCCGGGAGCAGATGGCCCGGAGGGGGGTGAAGGTGGTAGTgccaggggagaaggagagggtggtGGTCAATCTAGCTGACgagaagaaagaggagacagagatgcagacaggggaggaaggaggagaggagccagtCGTAACTGCTTCAGTGGGGGAGTGCTGTAAG AATGGTCTGCGTGTGTTGGAGGGTCTGGCAGCGTCTGGCCTACGCTCTGTGAGGTTTGCTCTGGAGGTGCCTGGTCTACGTAGCGTCACGGCTAACGACTTCTCAGCCAAGGCTGCTGCCCTCATCGCCCGCAATGCCCAGCACAACGGAGTCACACACCTACTGCAGGCCAGCCAGAGAGATGCCAG CATGCTGATGTATGAGATGCGTGGGAAGAAGGACCGATATGATGTCATAGACCTGGACCCCTACGGAAGCCCCGCCCCTTTCCTGGATGCCGCCGTCCAGGCTGTCGGTGAAGGAG gtcTGTTGTGTGTGACGTGTACTGACATGGCTGTGATGGCTGGTAACAGTGGGGAGACCTGCTACAGCAAATACGGCTCTGTCTCCATCAAAGCCAAGTACTGTCATGAGATG gCTCTGCGTATCATCCTACACAGTCTGGACCAGAGAGCTGGTGTGTACCAACGGTACATCCACCCCctgctctgtgtcagtgtggaCTTCTACATACGAGTGTATGTCAGGGTACACACTGGACAGGCCATGGTCAAAAACTCAGCaag TAAACAAGCGTTGGTGTATAACTGTGTTGGCTGTGGCTCGTTCCACTTACAACGACTGGGCAAGAGGACGACTCAGGGAAACCA TATAAAGTACTCTGCAGCCACTGGACCGCCGGTCGGAGCAGAGTGTGAACACTGTGGACACAGACACcag ctGGGTGGTCCTATCTGGGGTGAGGCCCTCCATGACGTGAGCTTCGTTCAGAAGGTTCTATCTGCCGTCTCTGGGAACCCGTCCCGCTTTGGAACCGCCCGCCGCATAGAGGGCATGCTCAGCATGGTCACAGAG GAGCTGGAGGATGTGCCTCTATACTACACAGTGGACAACCTGAGCAGCACTGTACACTGCAGCACTCCCCCTCTGCTCCAATTCAG gtcGGCTCTGCTTCATGCAGGCCAcagggtgtccttgtctcatgcCTGTAAGAATGCTCTAAAGACGGACGCTCCTCCCAGGGTCCTCTGGGACGTCATGCGATGCTGG GAAAAGTCCCATTCCGGGTGTAGATATGACGGTATGTGGTGGTTATGTTGTATCCTGTAG